A stretch of DNA from Staphylococcus sp. KG4-3:
TTTCTCCATCATTAATTTACTTTCGCCGTATGGGCTCGTTGGTGTTTTAGAATCTTCTTCAGTTATTGGAACTGTATCGGGTTCTCCATATACAGCTGCCGTTGACGAGAATATAATATGTTTTACTTGGTGCTCATACATTACCTCTAATAGTACTTGTAAGCCATATACATTATTATTGAAATAGGCTAATGGTTTTTCTACAGATTCTCCAACTAACGAGTATGCACAAAAGTGAAAAACACCTTCAATTTGTTCATTTGTAAAAACACGGTCTAAAAATGCTTTGTCACGAATATCACCTTCATAGAAACTTGCATCTTGATGTACTGCTTCTCTATGTCCCGTTCCTAAATTATCTACAACTACAACTTTGTAACCTTTCTCAATCAATTGATCTACGGCATGGCTGCCTATATAACCTGCCCCACCCAACACTAAAACAGACATATAAAAACCTTCCTTCATTTATTTTGTATCACTTATAAAGATGTTACGCCACCGCTAATACCTACGTGGTAAAAAGAAGGTGTATAACCAATTTTTTCTAAATACATTTGGGAAACCTCATGTTCTAATCGCTCGATACTATCTTTATGCACTAAGGCAATCGCACAACCTGCAAACCCGGCACCTGTCATTCTTGCGCCCAATACACCATTAACTTGTTGAGCCGTTTCAGCTAATGTATCCAATTCAATTCCTGTAACTTCATAATCTTTTTTCAATGAAGCATGCGACATATTAAGTAGTTTGCCAAACTGGTCAAAATCATTTTCAGCAAGTAATTTACGCGCAAGTTTTGTACGTTCATTTTCTGATACAGCATGTTTAGCTCTACGACGCGATACGTCATCTTTAATAAGATGCATATTTTGGTCAAATTCAGCTAATGTCAGTTCACATAGAGCTTCTATATTCAATTCTTCTTTTAAGTCAGCAAGTGCAGATTCACATTCTGCTCTGCGCTCATTATATTTACTTTCAGTTAATGAACGACGTTTATTCGTATTCATTATAGAAATCACATAATCTCCAAATTTGGCTGGAACGTATTCAAAATCCAGTGTCGCAGTATCAAGTAATACTGCATGATTTGCTTTCCCCAGTCCAATAATAAATTGATCCATAATGCCTGAATTTACACCCATAAATTTATTTTCGACAACTTGACCTATTTTAATAAGCTGCAGATGTTCTAATTCTAAATCAAATAAATCTTTTAATAACCAACCTGTAAGTATTTCGATTGAAGCAGACGACGACAAACTGGCTCCATTTGGAATGTTGCCTTCTACTAAAATATTAAATCCGTGGTCAATTTTATCGAATGTTTCAGTTAAATACTTTACCACGCCTTT
This window harbors:
- a CDS encoding galactokinase; the encoded protein is MLQAMREKFETLFGVAAEVSAFAPGRINLIGEHTDYNGGYVFPAAIELGTYGLATKRDDRKIQLYSNNFEGKGIITFTLDDLVFNQDDDWANYPKGVVKYLTETFDKIDHGFNILVEGNIPNGASLSSSASIEILTGWLLKDLFDLELEHLQLIKIGQVVENKFMGVNSGIMDQFIIGLGKANHAVLLDTATLDFEYVPAKFGDYVISIMNTNKRRSLTESKYNERRAECESALADLKEELNIEALCELTLAEFDQNMHLIKDDVSRRRAKHAVSENERTKLARKLLAENDFDQFGKLLNMSHASLKKDYEVTGIELDTLAETAQQVNGVLGARMTGAGFAGCAIALVHKDSIERLEHEVSQMYLEKIGYTPSFYHVGISGGVTSL